From a single Bacteroidia bacterium genomic region:
- a CDS encoding pyridoxal phosphate-dependent aminotransferase: protein MPMPSDRMQRVQPPIIPVIAELIQAFPGTISLGQGVVYYGPPEESLRKIKEFYASSNNHKYQAVEGIAPLLKVISEKLRTENGIAIDDSNRLVVSAGGNMGFSHAILAITDPGDEIILPVPYYFNHEMAISIAGCTPVLVPTDANYQLQPELIRKAITPRTKAIVTVSPNNPAGVVYPEKSLRLINDLCRENNIFHISDEAYEYFNFDYHKHFSAASIPQSAGHTISLFSLSKAYGFASWRIGYMVIPAHLFESVRKIQDTQLICPPVISQFAAVGAMEAGKAYFNEKFGVIRKSREIFHEALHEIRDICESPRTSGAFYSLIKPKTRLSSLALAERLIREFRVAVIPGEAFGMEDECGLRVSFGAVDETTAREGIGRLVKGLTEIVG, encoded by the coding sequence ATGCCAATGCCTTCTGATCGTATGCAACGGGTTCAACCACCCATTATCCCCGTTATCGCCGAACTCATCCAGGCTTTTCCCGGTACCATCTCTCTGGGACAAGGGGTGGTTTATTATGGGCCTCCGGAAGAATCGTTGCGAAAGATCAAGGAATTTTACGCTTCCTCCAACAACCACAAATATCAGGCTGTAGAAGGTATCGCACCGCTGCTCAAAGTAATATCGGAAAAACTGCGCACCGAAAACGGAATCGCCATTGATGACAGTAACCGCCTGGTTGTTTCCGCCGGGGGGAATATGGGATTTTCCCACGCTATCCTTGCGATTACTGATCCGGGAGATGAAATCATTCTGCCCGTGCCCTATTATTTCAACCACGAAATGGCGATTTCCATTGCAGGTTGTACTCCGGTACTTGTGCCTACAGATGCCAACTATCAGCTTCAGCCTGAATTGATACGAAAGGCCATCACCCCCCGCACCAAAGCGATTGTCACCGTTTCTCCCAATAATCCGGCAGGTGTGGTTTATCCCGAAAAAAGCCTCCGGCTCATCAATGATCTCTGCCGGGAAAATAATATTTTCCATATCAGTGATGAGGCCTACGAATATTTTAACTTCGACTATCACAAACATTTTTCCGCAGCATCTATTCCTCAAAGTGCAGGACATACCATTTCGCTGTTTTCACTTTCCAAGGCTTACGGTTTTGCCAGTTGGCGAATTGGTTATATGGTTATTCCGGCGCACTTGTTTGAGTCTGTCAGGAAAATTCAGGATACCCAGTTGATCTGTCCGCCCGTGATCTCACAGTTTGCCGCCGTAGGGGCAATGGAAGCTGGAAAAGCATATTTTAATGAAAAGTTTGGGGTTATTCGCAAATCGCGGGAAATCTTCCATGAAGCGCTACATGAAATTAGAGACATTTGCGAATCTCCCCGCACCTCTGGTGCTTTTTATTCGCTGATCAAACCCAAAACTCGCCTGTCCTCACTGGCCCTGGCTGAGCGGCTGATCCGCGAATTCAGGGTAGCAGTGATTCCGGGAGAAGCTTTTGGAATGGAAGATGAATGCGGACTTCGCGTGTCCTTTGGCGCTGTGGACGAAACCACTGCCCGGGAAGGAATCGGCAGACTGGTAAAGGGCCTGACGGAAATTGTGGGATAA
- a CDS encoding sulfatase: protein MNKWFFLLLMVFVACKPSQQKSAQTAIDSRPNIIVIVADDHGKDAIGIYGNSVIKTPGIDRLGHTGTRFTRAFCTTASCSASRSVILSGMQNHANGQYGHSHDFHHFSSFENIRSLPVRLEEAGYRTGQIGKYHVSPESVYHFQERFEADSRSPVVMANTVEDFIKADEQQPFFLYFCFSDPHRGGGFAEELPYQPDRFGNRPGSYPGVTEVTYSPDEVIVPPFLPNTPETRAEIAQYYQSVSRLDQGVSRLLDILQESGKFDNTLVMYISDNGMAFPGAKTTLYEAGMQLPCIIKMPGQTAESVSDAMISWTDITPTLVDIAKAPLDSAIQGISLVDHLTNGTPLERTAVYASHTFHEITMYYPMRVVRGERYKLIMNLASGLEYPFSTDLYESKTWQSIKSRNLSKIGGKDISSFLHRPEFELYDIQTDPWETTNLADNLQYSELLSSMKVSLKQFQENTGDPWIYKWTYE, encoded by the coding sequence ATGAATAAATGGTTTTTCCTCCTCCTCATGGTTTTTGTTGCCTGCAAACCCAGTCAGCAGAAATCAGCGCAAACAGCCATAGATTCCCGCCCAAATATCATCGTGATTGTCGCCGATGATCACGGGAAAGATGCTATTGGTATTTATGGAAACAGCGTCATCAAGACGCCGGGGATAGATCGTCTCGGACACACAGGCACGCGCTTTACCCGCGCATTCTGCACAACAGCCAGTTGTAGTGCCAGCCGTTCTGTTATTCTCTCCGGCATGCAAAATCACGCCAATGGGCAGTACGGCCATTCCCACGACTTTCACCATTTCAGCTCGTTTGAGAATATACGCAGCCTCCCGGTAAGACTGGAAGAAGCTGGGTATCGCACCGGGCAGATTGGCAAATACCATGTAAGTCCGGAGTCTGTTTATCATTTCCAGGAGCGATTTGAAGCTGACAGCCGCAGTCCGGTAGTCATGGCCAATACCGTAGAAGATTTTATCAAGGCAGATGAGCAGCAACCATTTTTCCTCTATTTCTGTTTTTCGGATCCACACAGAGGTGGCGGATTCGCAGAAGAACTTCCCTACCAGCCCGACAGATTTGGCAACCGTCCCGGAAGTTATCCCGGCGTTACGGAAGTTACATACAGTCCCGATGAGGTTATTGTCCCGCCGTTTCTTCCCAATACACCCGAAACACGCGCCGAAATTGCCCAATACTATCAGTCGGTTTCCCGACTCGATCAGGGCGTAAGCCGCCTGCTGGATATATTGCAGGAATCAGGAAAATTTGACAATACCCTGGTCATGTATATTTCTGACAACGGCATGGCTTTCCCCGGAGCGAAAACGACCCTTTATGAAGCAGGCATGCAACTGCCCTGCATCATCAAAATGCCCGGGCAGACAGCAGAGTCTGTATCAGATGCCATGATTAGCTGGACTGATATTACCCCAACGCTGGTTGACATCGCAAAAGCACCGCTGGACTCTGCGATTCAGGGCATTTCGCTCGTGGATCATCTCACAAATGGAACACCCCTGGAGCGAACTGCCGTGTATGCTTCCCATACTTTTCACGAAATAACCATGTATTATCCCATGCGGGTGGTCAGAGGAGAGCGGTATAAACTGATTATGAACCTCGCTTCCGGCCTCGAGTACCCATTTTCCACTGACCTTTACGAATCCAAAACCTGGCAGAGCATAAAGAGCCGGAATCTCAGCAAAATCGGAGGAAAGGACATAAGCAGTTTTCTCCACCGCCCGGAGTTTGAGCTGTATGATATTCAGACAGATCCGTGGGAAACAACAAATCTGGCAGACAACCTCCAGTACAGCGAGTTGTTGAGCAGCATGAAGGTTTCGCTCAAACAGTTTCAGGAAAATACCGGCGACCCCTGGATCTATAAGTGGACGTATGAGTGA
- a CDS encoding RHS repeat-associated core domain-containing protein, with protein MMKFTLSDRRRGARMYAPDEGRWKGVDALGEKYVGWSPYNYVMGNPIKFIDPDGEEIWIIGEDNNRYRYDGGKIYNASGDEVDQDKVEEKIQQLIGLFNQIGEAEKGGEILTQLTTSSSKYNFNSQKDPNAKGGMTTIKQSDGGLVNFSNLANIIEKAKGSFGKNIANVAGIDAVANELFHLFQIEHGEYESSLSSELQSTIFSRSIVESVEGDGRYLSMTSNFVFGTGKKGEELRNIVQNIENSNEINPSSFKLAIRLYKASTEGRNHQMNRMLKKGDINAPTLNRLLPLKK; from the coding sequence ATGATGAAGTTTACCCTGAGCGATCGTCGAAGGGGAGCGCGGATGTATGCGCCCGATGAAGGGCGTTGGAAGGGGGTGGATGCGTTGGGGGAGAAATATGTGGGATGGAGTCCGTATAATTATGTGATGGGAAATCCTATTAAGTTTATTGATCCGGATGGAGAGGAGATTTGGATTATTGGAGAGGATAATAACCGATACAGATATGATGGGGGAAAGATATACAATGCTTCAGGTGATGAAGTGGATCAGGACAAAGTTGAAGAAAAGATTCAACAGTTAATCGGTCTTTTCAACCAAATCGGAGAAGCAGAAAAGGGGGGTGAAATCTTAACTCAATTAACAACCTCCAGTTCTAAATATAATTTTAATTCTCAAAAAGACCCTAATGCAAAGGGTGGAATGACAACAATTAAACAAAGTGATGGTGGGTTAGTAAATTTTTCCAACTTAGCAAATATAATTGAAAAAGCTAAAGGAAGCTTTGGGAAAAATATTGCAAACGTAGCAGGGATTGATGCAGTTGCAAATGAACTATTCCATCTATTTCAAATAGAACACGGTGAGTACGAATCCTCTTTAAGTTCAGAGTTACAAAGCACAATTTTTAGCCGAAGCATAGTAGAAAGTGTAGAGGGAGATGGTCGGTATTTGTCAATGACATCGAATTTTGTATTTGGAACGGGAAAAAAAGGAGAAGAATTACGAAACATAGTACAAAATATTGAAAACTCCAATGAAATAAATCCAAGTTCTTTCAAACTGGCTATTAGGCTATATAAGGCTAGTACAGAGGGAAGAAACCACCAAATGAATCGTATGCTTAAAAAAGGAGATATAAATGCGCCTACTCTAAATAGGCTTCTACCACTCAAGAAATAG
- a CDS encoding M91 family zinc metallopeptidase encodes MNSGWGGMMAFTLSDRRRGARMYAPDEGRWKGGDALAEKYYAISPFAYVANNPLLFTDPNGEEIWVVFSEVVRDENGEVMEREGKPVTQNFRYMYDGEKLVDEDGNEYMGTKDFAVNALKALNHLKASGASEIVFGEGESAKTIDIIDELMKTGEEVQISYKSGIAESADMGGRLIIIGFDPSQGIDFLKDYSKMFPTTEDRGRNSATARLGHELIHAYNRIFDYDAYMARHEEKYDKTVFPFFPNAEEKMTTLNWGNQINRKLGEDERTNYRRIAFPTISPTSTEKKKE; translated from the coding sequence ATGAACTCGGGCTGGGGTGGTATGATGGCGTTTACCCTGAGCGATCGTCGAAGGGGGGCGCGGATGTATGCGCCCGATGAAGGGCGGTGGAAGGGGGGGGATGCGCTCGCGGAGAAGTATTACGCGATTTCTCCCTTTGCTTATGTAGCCAATAATCCTTTACTATTTACAGATCCGAATGGTGAAGAAATATGGGTTGTTTTTTCGGAAGTAGTTCGAGATGAGAACGGGGAAGTTATGGAAAGGGAGGGAAAACCCGTTACTCAAAATTTTCGATATATGTATGATGGCGAGAAATTGGTTGATGAGGACGGGAATGAATATATGGGGACAAAGGATTTTGCAGTTAATGCACTAAAAGCATTAAATCATTTGAAAGCTTCAGGAGCTTCCGAAATTGTTTTTGGAGAGGGAGAGTCTGCGAAGACAATTGATATAATAGATGAATTGATGAAGACAGGGGAAGAGGTACAAATATCCTACAAAAGTGGTATTGCGGAGAGTGCTGATATGGGGGGTAGACTAATTATTATTGGTTTTGACCCCAGTCAAGGAATAGATTTCCTCAAAGATTATTCTAAAATGTTTCCAACTACTGAGGATAGAGGAAGAAACTCAGCTACAGCCCGATTAGGTCATGAATTGATACATGCATACAATCGCATTTTTGACTATGATGCATATATGGCGAGACATGAAGAAAAATATGACAAAACGGTCTTTCCATTTTTTCCCAACGCAGAGGAAAAAATGACGACATTAAATTGGGGAAATCAAATTAACCGGAAATTAGGGGAAGATGAAAGAACAAACTATCGAAGGATTGCATTCCCTACAATTAGTCCTACATCTACCGAAAAAAAGAAGGAATAA
- a CDS encoding PKD domain-containing protein, which yields MKTFTNVVFALAILFLLNAGKLFSQPAGFVDQVYSTGFTNAIGITFDANGRMYVSEKGGKVWIVENGIKSASPLLDISEEVGNWRDFGLLGVALDPAFLSNGHIYLLYTVDAHHLLNYGTPSYNAATDQYYDATIGRITRYTAESATNFTTVDYSSRLVLVGDSAHNGFPSLHQSHHVGSLVFGTDGTLMAACGDAASYEQVDQGGQVSGGWVNNGLTYGIITAAQNIGAYRSQDSTCQDGKILRINPANGDAIPSNPFYDAAHPRSPKSRMWAMGLRNPYRMSLRPETGSHNPTDGDPGTLYIGDVGWNSAEELNVCDGPALNFGWPKWEGMTYQPGYNNATYTPAVHARPKLDWRGGTARGLVNGTIYNIGSAQIPGSNFTGNCATGGVWYLGDDYPAEYKHTYFLADYGGQWIRNVTFDANNNPTVIKEFLAGGGAITAVNSSPVEGSLFYVNNGSSVRVIRYSPSNQPPKAIIRSDIIYGTSPLTIPLRGDRSYDPENHPLTYTWDFGDGTPAGTQMNPIHTFNSGNSTPTSYTVILTVEDDQMVTAKDTLIVSLNNTPPRIVSTSVDNIDYFSGNVNQPLSAVVNDAEQSGAGLSYSWQVSLYHGNHHHPEPVDTNPSTTTLLTPVGCDGILYFFRVELTVTDDAGLSDYYFKDIYPDCPGMEDLPVAAFTVKNSPRLPMGFDFDASSSYDVNGPIQSYSWDFGDGNTGVGMTPAHVYYTSGNYTVTLTVTDSAGSTDDFSKVVAVYCGNSAPEGFITFETWTGISGTNLSAVNWSSAPSTSSTLNIAQIPVNTADNYGSRIRGYIHAPETGAYIFWISSDDEGALYLSTDEDSTNMSLIASVPGWTSSLEWNKYPQQQSIAQNLIAGRKYYIEARMKEGGGGDNLAIGWQLPSGGQERPVPGNRLSSIANGGPLIADCGTCGSISASDIALRGEYGACESVFNNAILEIQDEYEDALIGINDNNQDLGQVRVSTFDHGFTAGVFSNGFPFSNRSFYISTEKTPSANVTVDLYITPEEFEALAAASIYVSSLGDLRIAKFSGGIPGVPGTGTPTVIIPSSTSQGTGPGGSHVITFQTTSFSTFYLTGPDTNFPVEWLDFSAVQQGDDAKLTWATANETNSSHFVIERSDDATDYVQIGLTRAAGNSSKVLEYSFIDPLITRQSSSHLFYRLRQVDLDGSFDYSKVEEVVLQFSNTRLSLFPNPATDAFTVLVEAEKPAVARIQVMSLEGKQVMDYQWQPKEVREKTEIQTRDWARGIYFVRMSCGSTVSTVKLVVE from the coding sequence ATGAAGACATTTACCAATGTTGTTTTTGCTCTTGCTATTCTGTTTTTGCTAAATGCCGGGAAACTGTTTTCTCAGCCTGCCGGCTTTGTGGACCAGGTCTATTCGACCGGATTTACCAATGCCATCGGCATCACCTTTGACGCCAATGGCAGGATGTATGTATCCGAAAAAGGCGGAAAAGTCTGGATCGTAGAAAATGGAATAAAATCTGCCTCACCGCTGCTTGATATTAGTGAAGAAGTGGGCAACTGGCGAGACTTTGGGCTTTTGGGAGTGGCGCTTGATCCTGCATTTCTGAGTAATGGTCATATTTATTTGTTGTACACCGTAGATGCTCACCATCTGTTAAACTACGGTACGCCGTCATACAATGCTGCCACCGATCAGTATTACGATGCAACCATCGGGCGAATTACCCGCTACACCGCCGAATCTGCCACTAATTTTACTACTGTTGACTACAGCAGCCGGCTGGTTTTGGTAGGTGATTCTGCACACAACGGGTTTCCCAGTCTTCACCAGTCTCACCATGTGGGGTCTCTGGTTTTTGGCACAGATGGCACGTTGATGGCTGCCTGCGGGGATGCTGCGAGTTACGAACAGGTAGATCAGGGTGGACAGGTGAGTGGGGGTTGGGTAAATAACGGGCTTACCTACGGCATTATCACAGCTGCCCAGAATATCGGCGCTTACCGCAGCCAGGATTCGACATGCCAGGATGGAAAAATTTTGAGAATCAACCCGGCAAATGGCGACGCGATCCCCAGTAATCCTTTTTATGATGCCGCTCATCCACGCTCGCCCAAATCGAGGATGTGGGCGATGGGCCTTCGCAATCCCTACCGGATGAGTCTCAGACCCGAGACCGGCAGCCATAATCCCACAGATGGAGATCCGGGTACGCTTTACATCGGAGATGTGGGCTGGAACAGTGCAGAGGAACTAAATGTATGCGACGGCCCGGCACTAAACTTTGGCTGGCCCAAATGGGAAGGAATGACGTATCAGCCGGGTTATAACAACGCCACCTATACACCCGCAGTTCATGCGCGCCCCAAACTCGACTGGCGGGGCGGTACAGCCCGTGGTCTGGTGAATGGCACGATATATAATATTGGCAGCGCACAGATTCCCGGCTCCAACTTTACGGGCAACTGCGCAACGGGCGGTGTCTGGTATTTGGGAGATGACTATCCGGCAGAATACAAGCACACGTATTTTCTTGCCGATTACGGCGGACAGTGGATTCGCAATGTCACATTTGATGCAAACAATAACCCTACGGTTATCAAAGAGTTTCTCGCCGGAGGCGGAGCGATTACTGCGGTTAACTCCAGTCCGGTGGAAGGCTCCCTCTTTTATGTCAATAATGGAAGTTCGGTGAGGGTGATTCGCTATTCCCCTTCCAACCAACCACCCAAAGCGATCATTCGGTCAGACATCATTTACGGTACTTCTCCGCTGACTATCCCGCTTCGGGGAGACCGGTCCTATGACCCTGAAAATCACCCTCTCACCTATACCTGGGATTTTGGCGATGGTACACCCGCAGGAACGCAGATGAATCCAATACATACTTTTAACAGCGGGAATTCTACTCCTACCTCGTACACCGTGATCCTCACAGTCGAAGACGATCAGATGGTAACAGCAAAAGATACGCTGATTGTTTCGCTCAACAATACCCCTCCCAGAATTGTGTCCACCAGCGTTGATAATATAGACTACTTCTCCGGGAATGTAAATCAGCCGCTTTCAGCGGTGGTAAACGATGCCGAACAGTCCGGCGCGGGGCTTTCTTATTCCTGGCAGGTCAGTCTTTACCATGGCAACCACCACCATCCGGAACCCGTGGATACCAATCCTTCTACCACAACCCTGCTGACACCTGTGGGTTGTGATGGAATTTTGTATTTCTTTCGGGTCGAACTTACGGTTACTGATGATGCAGGGCTTTCAGATTACTATTTTAAAGACATTTACCCCGATTGTCCGGGCATGGAAGATCTGCCTGTAGCTGCATTTACTGTCAAAAACAGTCCACGCCTGCCTATGGGATTTGACTTTGATGCCAGCAGCTCCTATGATGTAAATGGCCCTATTCAGTCATACTCATGGGATTTTGGAGACGGGAATACAGGCGTAGGAATGACTCCTGCTCATGTATATTACACTTCGGGAAATTATACCGTAACGCTGACCGTAACAGATAGTGCAGGTTCGACAGATGATTTCAGTAAAGTAGTCGCTGTATATTGCGGGAACAGTGCGCCGGAAGGATTTATCACTTTTGAAACCTGGACAGGTATTTCCGGCACAAATCTTTCGGCGGTAAACTGGAGTTCGGCTCCATCAACTTCTTCCACACTAAATATTGCGCAAATACCCGTCAACACCGCTGACAATTACGGTTCCCGCATCAGGGGATATATTCATGCACCGGAGACTGGTGCTTATATTTTCTGGATATCCAGCGACGATGAAGGCGCTTTATATCTCAGCACAGATGAGGATTCGACGAATATGTCTTTGATTGCTTCAGTTCCCGGCTGGACCAGTTCGCTGGAGTGGAACAAATATCCCCAGCAGCAATCTATTGCCCAGAACCTGATTGCGGGGAGAAAGTACTATATCGAAGCCCGCATGAAAGAAGGCGGAGGGGGAGACAACCTCGCCATCGGCTGGCAGCTTCCTTCCGGCGGACAGGAACGTCCGGTTCCCGGCAACCGGCTTTCATCGATAGCCAATGGCGGCCCGTTAATTGCAGACTGCGGTACTTGTGGGAGCATCTCCGCTAGTGATATCGCCCTTCGGGGAGAATATGGCGCATGCGAATCTGTCTTTAACAATGCGATTCTGGAAATTCAGGATGAATATGAAGATGCGCTGATTGGCATCAATGACAACAACCAGGACCTGGGGCAGGTGCGGGTATCTACATTTGATCACGGATTTACAGCAGGTGTTTTCAGCAATGGTTTTCCTTTTTCCAACCGCAGCTTTTACATTTCCACTGAAAAAACACCATCTGCAAATGTAACCGTTGACCTGTACATCACCCCGGAAGAATTTGAAGCATTGGCGGCAGCTTCCATTTATGTAAGCAGCCTTGGCGACCTTCGTATTGCCAAATTTTCGGGAGGGATACCCGGCGTTCCGGGTACAGGCACACCAACCGTTATTATTCCTTCATCCACTTCACAGGGCACAGGTCCGGGCGGAAGCCATGTTATCACATTTCAGACCACCAGCTTTTCCACGTTTTATCTTACGGGGCCTGATACCAATTTTCCTGTAGAATGGCTGGATTTTTCGGCAGTACAGCAGGGGGATGATGCGAAGCTCACCTGGGCTACCGCCAACGAAACAAACAGCAGCCATTTTGTCATTGAGCGGTCGGATGATGCGACCGACTACGTCCAGATCGGCCTTACGCGGGCAGCAGGCAACAGCAGTAAGGTTCTCGAATACAGCTTTATTGATCCATTGATTACCCGGCAGTCATCTTCGCATTTGTTTTACCGGTTAAGACAGGTAGATCTCGATGGAAGTTTTGACTACAGCAAAGTAGAGGAAGTAGTACTTCAGTTTTCCAATACCCGATTGAGCCTTTTTCCCAATCCGGCGACTGATGCTTTTACGGTTTTGGTGGAAGCAGAAAAACCGGCAGTGGCACGTATTCAGGTGATGAGTCTGGAAGGAAAACAAGTAATGGATTACCAGTGGCAGCCGAAAGAAGTACGGGAAAAAACAGAAATTCAGACCAGAGACTGGGCGAGAGGGATCTACTTTGTGAGGATGAGTTGTGGATCAACCGTGAGCACGGTAAAGTTGGTGGTGGAGTAG
- the blaOXA gene encoding class D beta-lactamase, giving the protein MKNMPDLSFYLLSICVLLASGCKENIPKGPDFEKHFADQQIHGCFLLYDMNADHYYEWNSPRIDSAYLPASTFKVFNSLVALEEKAVLDENEIFPWDSIPKRVASWNRDHNLRSAFEFSAVWFYQEVARRVGEQRMQHWIDTVGYGNQDISGGIDMFWLNGGLRITAPQQVAFLQRLYHNDLPFSQRSMDIVKDIMIREKGDDYIFRYKTGWADAPDPDIGWLIGWMERQGNVWFFAMNIDIRKDEDAAARLAISKAVFEELAGQHAR; this is encoded by the coding sequence ATGAAAAATATGCCTGATCTGTCTTTTTACCTGTTATCCATTTGCGTTTTATTGGCGTCGGGTTGTAAGGAAAATATTCCCAAAGGACCCGACTTTGAAAAACATTTTGCTGACCAGCAGATTCACGGCTGTTTTCTTTTGTACGATATGAATGCAGACCACTACTACGAATGGAATTCACCCAGAATTGATTCTGCTTACCTGCCTGCTTCGACTTTCAAAGTATTTAACTCCCTCGTTGCGCTGGAGGAAAAGGCGGTTTTGGACGAAAATGAAATTTTCCCATGGGACAGTATTCCCAAACGGGTAGCTTCCTGGAACCGCGACCATAACTTACGCTCTGCCTTTGAATTTTCGGCCGTATGGTTTTATCAGGAAGTTGCCCGTCGTGTCGGTGAACAGAGAATGCAACACTGGATTGATACTGTGGGTTACGGCAATCAGGATATCTCCGGAGGAATTGATATGTTTTGGCTCAACGGGGGCTTGCGGATAACAGCCCCCCAACAGGTGGCTTTTTTGCAGCGTCTTTATCACAACGATTTGCCTTTTTCTCAAAGGAGCATGGATATCGTGAAGGATATTATGATCCGGGAAAAGGGGGATGATTATATTTTCCGGTATAAAACCGGCTGGGCAGACGCTCCTGACCCCGACATTGGGTGGCTGATTGGCTGGATGGAAAGGCAGGGTAATGTCTGGTTTTTTGCCATGAATATAGATATTCGCAAAGATGAAGACGCTGCCGCTCGTCTGGCTATTTCCAAAGCTGTGTTTGAAGAATTAGCCGGACAGCATGCCCGCTAA
- a CDS encoding dipeptide epimerase, with protein MKIKDITVRRVELDLTRPYTIAYKTVTDVEICFVEVKTESGLIGMGASNPSKQVVGETMDDCMAALSGNNLDRFIGRDIRELASLCEELHTIFPKNPGAKAALDIAFHDVFSQYLGVPLVKYLGQQLHSLATSITIGIKGVDETAEEAQEYLERGFKIIKVKLGHSLDEDLERLKKLRQDFGKRLGIRVDANQGYSMEELTRFYHETRSFDLELVEQPLPASQVDEMKSLPWEIRQIIAADEALVRAEDGWLLANHPKACGIFNIKLMKCGGIFQARRIANTARLAGIDLMWGCNDESIISIAAGLHIAFACPHTRFIDLDGSLDLAEDLVSGGFTIRDGRMYLTDQPGLGVKRRD; from the coding sequence ATGAAAATAAAGGATATAACTGTTCGTCGCGTTGAATTGGATCTTACCCGGCCCTACACGATTGCCTACAAAACGGTAACCGATGTCGAAATCTGCTTTGTAGAGGTGAAAACCGAATCAGGGCTTATCGGTATGGGCGCATCCAATCCGAGCAAGCAGGTGGTGGGAGAAACCATGGACGACTGTATGGCGGCTTTGAGTGGCAATAATCTGGACAGATTTATCGGACGAGATATTCGCGAACTTGCCTCACTTTGTGAAGAATTGCATACCATTTTTCCCAAAAATCCCGGTGCAAAAGCCGCACTTGATATTGCCTTTCACGATGTATTTTCTCAATATCTTGGCGTGCCTTTGGTGAAATATCTTGGGCAACAATTGCATTCACTGGCTACCTCTATCACCATTGGCATTAAAGGCGTGGATGAGACGGCAGAAGAGGCACAGGAATATCTGGAGCGGGGATTTAAAATCATTAAGGTAAAACTGGGCCATTCGCTCGATGAAGATCTGGAGCGGCTGAAAAAATTGAGGCAGGATTTTGGTAAGCGTCTGGGAATCCGTGTGGATGCCAATCAGGGGTATTCGATGGAAGAGCTTACCCGCTTTTATCACGAGACCCGGAGTTTTGATCTCGAACTGGTGGAGCAACCCCTGCCCGCCTCACAGGTAGATGAGATGAAATCCCTCCCATGGGAAATACGGCAAATTATCGCTGCGGATGAGGCGTTGGTGCGTGCGGAAGATGGCTGGCTACTCGCCAATCACCCCAAAGCCTGCGGCATTTTTAATATCAAACTCATGAAGTGTGGCGGCATATTTCAGGCAAGAAGAATTGCAAACACAGCCCGCCTGGCCGGAATAGACCTGATGTGGGGATGCAATGATGAAAGTATCATCAGCATAGCCGCCGGGTTGCATATAGCGTTTGCCTGTCCGCATACCCGGTTTATTGATCTTGACGGAAGTCTGGATCTCGCTGAAGACCTGGTTTCAGGTGGCTTTACGATCCGCGATGGACGAATGTATCTGACTGATCAGCCAGGACTTGGGGTAAAAAGAAGAGATTAG